Genomic window (Nymphaea colorata isolate Beijing-Zhang1983 chromosome 1, ASM883128v2, whole genome shotgun sequence):
caattttaaaattatcttTGTTATCCTTTggtatgtgtatgtatgttgtGTGCGCCGAGGGGCGCAGGCAACTCTGCCTCGTTTCCATCTTATGTAATTCAAGCATTTCCATTTTAATAGTTTCCATCAGCATGATAAAGTAAGAAGGCGACTTGGGTGTTGTAGTGGCTGTGCTGCAGAATCCCACAACCACCTGACAACATCATCAAGTCCAAATATCATCACAAACAACAATAAGAAGGCGTCGATTTGTTAAATGCTGGATCGATCCCTATGTTGCTTTCTGTAAATGGTTCTTAAATTTTAAAGGAAATCAATATCGATGTTGTTTGATAGATGGGACTAACACCCACATTTTACAATTGCTGTCTGGTGGCGCAGATGTGATGAAATTCTTGGAAACTTAAACGGGTGATGTGCACAATTTTGTGTATGTCATAGCTAAAATTCGACAAGAGATTTAAACTCACTTTTGTGCAACTCAATCTATTATGTTGGAGgccgtgtatatatatatatatatatatagactctAAAAGTAGACAAAATAAGAGACTTTTGCCTTTTCGTATGAGCTTGATTCTTGACATAAACAAACACCACTGTGGAgtttattacatttataaacaGCACAGTAGCATACGGGCTACCTTGAGGGTGCGTTTCATGCACCggttgaaatcaaaattttcggAAAAAATCGTACGgatgggtgaaatttcatccgcCCGACAAAAActgcatcaaacggggtgaaattcactccgttttttgcaaaaaggagcgggtggaattccacccgctcaaaagtccgaGCTCCGACCTCGGACTTTcaagcgggtggaattccacccgctcgacaACCTCCCCCGACTGATGAAACACCAACCCCTCACAGCTCACCTTCTCACCCTCGCAGCTCGCCTTCTCACCCTCGCACCAGTTCTCACCGTCGCACCAGCTTCTCACCGTCGCACCAGCTCTCACCGTCCCACCAGCTTCTCACCGTAGCACCAGCTCTCACCGTCGCACCAGCTCTCACCGTCGCCTTCTCACCGTGAACAGCCCTAACTAAGCTTGAGATAGTTTCAGCTACGATCTACAGTTCAATCGTGGTTAACTTTTGGGGCTTTGGGTGTTGATAGATTCCTCTCGAGGAGATCTTTCCAAATGAGGTGAAATCGCGACGATTGGCCCAGTATAGAGCGAGCTACGGCCTCCGAAAGTCGCAACAGCTTCTGTCCTGCTATTCCGCCGACCAGTCTGTGTTTCCGGCAACTTTGCCGGCGATCGGACCATTGGATCAAACTGATTCCGGTGCCATTCGATCCGTGACATCCATACGATCctctccaccaaatttgaggaTTATTGGCCCAGTATAGAGCGAGTTACCGCCTCCGAAAGTCGTAACAGATTCTGTCCTGCTATTCCACCGACCAATCTGTGTTTCCGGCGATCGGACCGTTGGATCAAACTGATTCCGGTGCCATTCGATCCGTGACATCCATACGATCCTATCCACCTAATTTGAGGATGATCGGACCATGGATAGCGAATCTGGATGCGATGGCCGGAATATGGCGGAAATCGGCGGCGTCCAATCTTGAGAATGGCGGAAACAGGCGACAGGTGAACCGAATCTTCAAGACTCAACGAGTTGGCCTTAGACTACTCGGATTTGACTCAAATTTGGGGCGTCCAATCCTGAGAATGTTGGCTTTCTGGTGACCaaatttggtgatttttggagaCTTTTACGATTTTATACAAATTTTGGAGTGAAGCTCCCTCAATgaggttaaattttttttgcatctaACAAACGTACATGGtgaaatttaccacgttaattTCTTCCTGTacatcaaacatgacctcaaatcgAAAGAGGGTAAATTTGatcctgaaatttttttcaaaaaaatttgttaggaaaatttaccacgttaaattcttccctgtGCATGAAACGCACCCTGAggaacaaattgaaaaaaagataACTTTACCGATGACTGTTGAAACAATTTGACATTTGATAACTATAAACAACTGATTAGGTTAATGAAAAAAACACCTGATGAGTAAAAAACATTAGTACGTATAgttaaaatgacaattttaccattcaataaataaaattgGAGACGACGGTCCAGCCCATACACGTATTAGTAGCATGCAGATCAGTTGGGGACCCAAGCAAGGCCCTCTACAATGAAGTGGCAAATGGGCACAGTTCCTGGCTTCACACCCAGCACCCTGAAGCTCTCATGCCGGGGATTCCAGTTTGATGTATCGATATGGCACAAAGCAATGGCGCTCACTCGGCTACCATCTTCAGCAACCAACGGAACCATGTATACCCTTGTCCCCGCGAAATTGTGGCAGTAGAATACAGCGTAAGGAAACACAGTGTTGTGGCATGTCATAACTTTATTGGTCATCATCCTTCCACCACCAGCACCAACTCTGTAACTCCTGACTTTCACAGCCTCCTCTCTGTTAACAGCAGAAGTGAACACCGCATGAATCTCTCTTGTTCCCAACTCCGCAACAACGAAATCGATCATCGACTCCAGCGATGTTGCACAGTGCTTTACTTCTCCTTTAATTGCAGCCGCCTCACAATCCTGAAGCGTTTCCCTGATAAGAGAAGCACGGTCGGATTCGGGTTGAATGGAGAACATCTTGAGGATAGCAGTGAGATTGGAGGTTGAGAAGGGAATTGCTTGAGCTCGCTGGCGGGGGAAGAAACGGCCACCACTTAAAGCTACGGGGGTGATCATCATGGTGACGTTCATCTTGCTACCAGGCTGCATGTCTTCCCTCAGGGAATAAAGAGGTGCATTGTTCGGTGGGCAGTTCATGGGGCTTAAGCCAGGGTAACCGCTCATCGCGGCCCACTTACAACAGCAAGCTTTGGTAGGGAAGATAGGGGTAGGAGGAGAACTGTTAGTGAGGTTACGACCACCAGATCCTGCAGTCAATTCAAATTAAAGGACTGGCTAAGTTATCAATCTTATTATATTATTTGCTCACCATAAATTCGAGCATACACGTGACACTAAATCCTGTTTACTATTAAccggttttttctttttccgtaAAAAGAGGCGTAATGAGTATAGAGATGTAGTGGAAAGTCTTTGTCATACATGTATATCTTTTAGTTGATGTAATTAGTAATTTACGATTGTATAGTGTATTTTTGTTACGtagataatatatatgtatagttttTGTAAAACAGTCATCTATGTATAGATATATGTAAGGGCACTTTCACTAAAAAGCTTTGACCGTTTTTGGCAACGGTAAAATCCGTGACTGCAACCTTTTTCATTATCTTTGGTGTTGGATTGATTCGTCGCCAATATTTGCCTATTGTTCTCTTAGGTACTGAAATTTCCAGGTCATTATTATATTACCCGATAGACAGATCTGTCACTAATTCCTGCTATTAGATGTCTATGCGAACTGTCGTAAAACATCTGTCACTGGTGTCTAAATCTTTTCTCGCCATTGTTGTAATGGTGATGGTTAATTCAGTTGCTACAATGACAGCCTTTAACGAGGGATATACTCAGAAATGGCAACAGCTAATTTCATTGGTTTCAGCGAAGGACTGGGATTTAAGTAATAGCTGTGGAAACCATGGTAATAGCAACGTTCTGGCGGTCGCTATTAATCGTAATTGTAGTATTACGACTGTTGTTGGCACTTTCAGCGACTGATTTTAATTGATTATTAATCATCTGGtggggaatatatatatatatatatatatatatactatcaATTGAATTTGGTAGTGCAATACCTGACGGAGAGGGGGACAAGAGTTCTCTAATGGCATTTGGCATGGGGGTGCTTGGGAACACCCTGTTCCAATAACCATCAGGCGTCAGAGATAAGCTGCAGCTTGCAGTCCCAATTATAAGCTGCCAAAACAAAAGTTCATCACAGTGATACGGAAATTAACTCCATCTTTTAATGAAATCGTTGCAGAAGAAAATACAGATGATTAATTAATGAAAGGAAATTAAGATCAAACAAAACAGATGTAGCTTACTGCAAGAGAAGCTGAGATGATGTAGAAGGAGGAAACTGCCATACTGTTCATCGAGCTACCCAGTACTTAAGTTCTGTTGTTTGGTGAAGGGAGGGTAGTGCTTCCTGCTTTTTATAAGGAAGAACTGTGCGAGCGTGTTTGGTCGATACTGTTGACCGATTCGGAGCTAAGGTGGACACGGGAACGGAAGACGTTGAAGAGGCAAGAgtaaatatatttgaaatcatggACACAGATTCAATCGACCGACCGGAAATTAGCAACAGGACAGTCATGTAAGCTTCTTTCTCAAAATTCCAGCCATTTATATTTAGCCTATTTTGTGTCTATTtagcctctcttttttttttctttcagcagTTTTTACGTTATGGCTCCTAACACCGGGCCGTTTGTTAGGGGCTCAAAATGTCCTCGTGTATAAAATGAATGACCCTCGCATTGTTGGTGTATGTAAGTTGAaccatactggacactcattttCATTTACAATACCGCGGATCCAAAtacgggtttgccctaatccttatgggtATATgggtcattttgtacaaatgcgggtttgccctaatccttatgttttgaggatggccgccgctgagagtgtctgttctgtgtgttcatagaagagagagaatacaagagatctgtgcgactgtggacgtaggagattattgctccgaaccacgtaaatcgttgtcttcttccttgttgcttctaaccccttcttgagagtgcgagaggagtgtttattgtgttgttcctaacacgCATAACGGTAAAAGtagaatgataaaaaaaatgcacctGCAACATTACTAAAATGTCCATATGGTCAGAACACAGCTTCTTGTGTTAGCGACataactaaaattttatttgatccATGAATTATCATAGAGTTTAGACAGCTAAATTCTCAATATTACTGAGAAAGTTCAGAGGAGAAAATGTTGGTTACCTAAAAGTTAGGTCCCACccaattcagttttttttttttttttggtttgaaaaagagaagaaacatgGTCATTTCTAGTCCAGTTAATTGAAGTCAGGTCCAATAATGTTCAGTACATGGCGAATCTGACCCGAACCGTTTACGTCGAGTAGTCATCTTCGTGACGTGTCAAAGGAATTCATCTTCGACTTCGACTGCATACGGTGACCcaattttcctctttttgattttttgagctTTCATACTTTTGTGTCATTCTTATTTAGGAAGATTATTCATTCATAAATGGCATAAGTTTATTGGTTCATGAAACGGGCCAAGGAACATGTCGTTCTAGCTTTTATGCACAACAATTTGGGGTTTAGTAATAGGAAAGCTGTGTTCCTTGGAACGCAGTGTTCCATGCATGTGTTCACCTTTCAAATAACAAAGCATTCGTGTAACCAAACGCCGTCGACCTAATATCTTGCACTAGCTATACTGAACCACTAGCTTTTATTGTGTAGCCCTGATCAGATCTGTATTGAATAGATTgatcattttttcccttttagtttcttaataattttttccaatttcttacTTACAGTGCAAGCGATTTGGTGGAGACCGACTCCTGGAAAGACGGTGCTACACCATCTCCTTTAGACACGCATCTCAGGTTGCAAGACGGGACAGAATGGATTCAATGAATGTCACAATTATCATTGCACGTTTGCGTTCAATGGTTGAAACAGTCAGTCCGTGACGAAGAAGAAGACGTACAAGAAAGCAGTCCACGACGCAGAAGGTAAGCAACGACACTACAACTCAAGGAACGCAATGGCATATATACAAATGATGATACTCAACACAAACTCAATATATACTGCCATTGTATATTGTCCCATAAGCTCAGTCCAATTGGATGAATCTGGATTTGGTAGTCTCGCTTCTCAAAAATCATAAACTCATACATCAAAATGTAGATATAATAAAATGTTCTTGCTGGAGATGTCGCGGTGGATTACTGGAATTGAAAGGTCACGATGCATACATGACAAAGAATCAGCAACATCATTTATGATATTCACCCTCTTTGTCCAATCTAATCCTTCAGCCTTCTTCATTGTTGCTTAGTATGTTTGCCAAGCTTCATTTCTCTACATATTCATGCACTAAGAATGAGCAATAAGGATGCTTACAGAATCCATGGAGCTTGATTATGTTTCTATGGCGAACTTCCGTCAATGCTTTAATCTCATTTCTGAAGCCAAAGTCCGTGTACACTTTGATTGAACTTCTTGACAGCCACTATTTATCCTGTGGGGAGTTCAACTCTGTAGACGCTAGCATGACCCCCCTGTACCAATAACATATTCATCACTGAAATCCCTTGTAGCATGGACAATATCCTCATAAGTAAGTTCACTGTCACAGTTCCATATGGAGAAGAAATCATTTCTATGGCATGTTTTGGTCATGATTCTCCTCTTGTTTCGCCTTCTCCACTTTGCTTCTTGACAGAATTTGCAAGTTCCAGTAACAAGGAACAGAAGGATGAGGACTGCAGCAACTTGAGTAACAATAGCCTTCAATGTTTTGACTTGAGTAACAAGTTAACTCTTCCACATAAACCAAGATTACCGATAAATGAGTTTTTAGAAGCATTCAGGAAGGCAGGGTTTGTTTGCGAGAGGACCTTTGAGACTGTTAAAGGACAAATCAACTGATATCAAACTAACCATTTTAGCCAAAGATGATGGGATTGTACCTATTAACTTGTTATGGGAAAGATTGAGCCTCTCTCTAGATGATTTAATTCGCATGTTGCGGCTAACATCTAGCAGCGGGGATAGTCCTGCCAAGTTTCCTAACTGAGAAGGACTTGTTCAGTTTAAGCTGTTGTTACTCAGCTTCAATCGGATCAACCTATTCCGAAGCGCTTCAGGTATTAGTGTGCTAAGGTTGTCGGATGAGAAATCAACAAttacaaattttttaacttGCCAATCTCTGATGGTATTCCACCCGATATATGATTCTTGCACATATCTATCTCTAACAAGAACGAAAGTTCCCTATTCTTCTTGGAATCTCTCCTGTTATGTAATTGGCAGAAACGTTTATTACCACCAATCGTGTCATTTGAAATTTGGACCTGGAATCTTGCTGGTGATGTGGTTACTACAGAAATCCATTGATTCAAGACTGTGACATCCGCTCCACTGAAATGTTACCACTAGGTTGGTTCGCACTTAAAGTGAGTGTATATAAGCATGCACAATTCCCCAAGCTTTCTGGTATTGATCTAGTGAAGTGGTTGTTGTAAGCAGAAAAGTGGATGTCCATGCCACCCTTACATATTCCTGATGGTAAAGAACCGAAGAGATTATTCAGTGAAGGGAACAACAGGCCTAGACTCGTCAGATTATTGTTCATTTGCTGAGCGGCCTCTGTCTCAACTGGTAAGAGAAAGTCGTTCAGAAATGAAAGCGCGCTGTCGAAGGCAACCATGCTATCGCGGTACAAGTGCTGCGGCTAGGATAAGACAAGAGATTATGGCCGTCGTTTGGACTGGGGCAGGCGGGCAGCCTGAACTTGTGTGTAAGCATATCAAGGGTGAGATGGGTTTCTCTGTACATTTTAATGCTTTTCATTAATGATGCTTTTGTAGAAATGTTTTGTTGAAATTAggcctttttgtaatttttcaaataatagggtttattttttatcataaaaataaaGGGGTGATTCAGAACTCGATCAATCACCTCTTAGCTCCCTCCCATAGTGTCCCAGCAGGTTTCTTTGTCTTGTCTGTGTACTGTAATTCTAGTTTATTGCTTCATTACTTCAGCGAAACATTTAATTATggaacatctctctctctctctctctctctctctctctctctctctctctctctctctagcctcTGGTGAGGAATTTAACAATTTGAGTAGGGTAGCTTGAGTAATTTGCCGATTCCATAAAATTCATCTCGGAGGAGTGGCATGACCCATGCACGTATAAGGTGCAATGTGTCAAGATCTTAGAGTTTCATTAAttgcaaaacttggtttttctttCCCGCTAGaccaagttatatatatttctcttaaTTTCAGTTCTCCTGATTTAACAATCTGACCTTGTGAAAACAAGGTAATGAACATTACCATGATCGAGAGTTGTGAGCTGATCAGGATTCAACGGCGCCAATAAGTGGTGACTCATAAGCAAATAAGGCAAGCAATTAAATGATGatgttttatttattatcagttcattcaaaaaaataatttcaaatagCTCTAGGCGGCCTGCTCATGTACGTAGCAAGGAAGTAGTAGCTTGCAGATAAGTTGGGGAGCCAAGCAAAGCTCTTTATAATTAAGGGGCAAATGGGCATGGTTCCCGGCTTTACACCCAGCACCCAAAAGCTGTCATGTCACTCGTCTACCATCTTCGGCAACCAACTGAACCTTGTATGCACTTGTCCCCACGAAATTATGGCAGTAGAACACAAAACACAGTGATGGCACGGCGTTTGCAGAGTTGCTGTGGGAAGACGGAAGCGAGCCGCTGGCTTCCGGCAGGTGGGATGGCGCCCACTGGCAGTCCCTGGAGCGTGGATCTCACTAGCTTTTCGAGCAAAGGGAATTGATGGACGTGCACTTACCAGGAAGAGAGTCGAAAGTGAGAAGAACGAAACCAAGTCCGCCATTGAAGGCTGCAACTCAAGCTTGGCCAAATACGGAGAAGGAGGCCGCAAATGTTTGCCCCTTTTTATATAGGCTAATACTGAGTTTTCCTCCCTTTTGCCTAAGATATATAgcgaaaaatattaaaaaggcTCTAAGTATTGTTCGTAATAGAGTTTATATGTTGAAAAGATAGCGATAAAAGTTAATGGTACATGAGCGTAAGGAGCCGGAAGCGGAGAGTTAATTCGTCTCTTGTTGGTATTTTAAATATGAGCACGACATTGTTGACCGAGCACGTgcacatatctctctctctctctcacacacacacttggATGCCATGAAGGCGGTAGGTCGGGCCACCGGTGACCTCCCCATACAAGAGAAGACCCACTTTTgatataatttttataataaaattactaaaatgccACCACCTCGTTCttgtgtgcatatttgttgaCTACACAAAAGAATAAATCTTGAGTAGTTAGGTATATCATTTAGGaaaagatgtaaaaaaaaaaaaaaagggtggaATAGGGTACACCCATCCCATCAGCTGAGTATTGCAATTTGGTTAAGGAAAATAATACTCAAAGAAATCAAACCTTAACACGCTTTCTAATTTCCCTCACTTTTTTCCACCTTTCACTTTCTCATCTTTTGGACTTTTCAGCGATTGTCCTTTTCATCCCAAAATTGGAAGTTTTTTAGAACTATACATCTCTTGGGTTTCATGGATACCAAAACCTTACACCAAATTCTGATATAGTTATGAAGTGGATTCAAATTTTCTGAGATCCGAATAATGAGAGTCCCGATAATCTACTACTATTGTCACACTAACATGagcattttttctttaatttacaaGTGTTtgcatcatttgaaaaaaaaaaaaaaaaaaagtcacccATGCCGATACGTGACTTGCTTGGTTAAGCGCCCCATTTTGGAGGGGTAAAGTTTTCAGAGAAGTAATTGCATTTTTTACAACTTTTTCAAGTTAATTGTATATAGTAGAGGTTCGCATATACGATATATAGAATCCAACATTAACTTTAATCAAGTTTGCATCTCCATGGGCGTCAGTGGTGCATGATGTCTTTAATGCAGAGCTGCATATGCTTCTTGTTGCTCATTTCCCCTTTTCTCCAACTAAAACCTTATACAAGTTTGTGCATCGCCAACCAGCAGCTTTATTCAAATGGCACTTTACGATTTTGTACATCGAAGCAGTACTTGCGCTTCTAGACCTTCATCATGATGCGTCCTATTCTTTACACACTGTCTTCAAAgagattgaagaagaaaagactTGTTTTACGAGTATTGGAAAGATGCCGAGAAACAGCACGTTTGATATACGTTGATATATGTGTCCATATGACCGCAAGTTTGGCTACAAAAAAGCACTTTCTCTGCCTCTTGGTCCACTGGAGCTGATATACGTTGGTCCAACATATCCCAGAGTTTTTCATCCATCCCTTGCTCTCTGTGAGAACAGCAAAAGATGATAGTTGCTGCACAGGATGCCTTCCCATATTGGGACATCGATCCTTGAGTTGGGGATCATTGATCAGTCGATCAGTTCACACCGACTGTCAAATTAATTTGACGGAAGAAGTTGCTTTTGCCTTTCTTCTGAGAATGAATTCGGACATACGCAAAGACTATAACAGTTTATTTGTAAGAACAAGATTTTAGATGTGGGGTAATTAACTTGTCATATTTTGGAGAAAAGATATTGAACATGTCTTCTCTATATGTCATGACAAAGAAAGGAACAATAAATGGAGATATTTACAAGTAACCGCTCGAACCTTTGACATGTTTATAAATCAAGGAACATTGGGGGTGGTTCAATCCCATGCACAAATTCAAGAGGCAGACCGGCTCCTTTTCTCAGGGGAGGAGCTTGGTGTGGGCTacatgtgggcaactgcccacacgaaacccaaaaaaaatcttaattttgtaTTGCTATTTCTGAATAATCTTTTTCACTTACATGTTGGtgccttaaaatttaaaattttatatttatgctCCTTAGTCtgaatttttttggctttgctCCTGCTCTTTCCTCATGGTGAAACCTTAACCACCCCGACTGGCGGAAGAGCGGGAATTAAATTTTACCTTAACCCCCCTCCACcataaggctgggcatcgggccggcctgacccgttaaaaatgaaaaaatcaaagcccGGCATTCaaaacgggccgggtcgggcttTGAGGCGGGTTGCTACTTGCTAGCCTCTAGCTCACTCAAAAAATGAGCACGAACGTAAACCATGTGCGCTTAAtagaataacaaaaacaagaacaacaccAACCAGTAGAAAGTAGTCCTCTGGAGGAGTACTCGATGCAACCGATGATGAAGCAAGTAGAGTAGCTCTGCGATGGCGGCGACCGACGGGAGGACCGGAGGAGGCAGCCAAGGGGCGACGGCCAATGAGGAAGACTAGAGGAGGCAGTCTCGAGCTCGCGGCGATGAAATTTCTTAATGAAacgaaaagaggaaaagaaaacctaacCTATAACCATAAGTTCCTAATTCTctcagttcattttttttaaagaaagaaaaaaaaatcatgtcaggCTTATCGGGCCGCCACCGATCACAGTGGCAGGCCCGGGCCGGGCCAAGCCCGATAAATTTGGCCCGAAA
Coding sequences:
- the LOC116246186 gene encoding BURP domain-containing protein 5-like, coding for MAVSSFYIISASLALIIGTASCSLSLTPDGYWNRVFPSTPMPNAIRELLSPSPSGSGGRNLTNSSPPTPIFPTKACCCKWAAMSGYPGLSPMNCPPNNAPLYSLREDMQPGSKMNVTMMITPVALSGGRFFPRQRAQAIPFSTSNLTAILKMFSIQPESDRASLIRETLQDCEAAAIKGEVKHCATSLESMIDFVVAELGTREIHAVFTSAVNREEAVKVRSYRVGAGGGRMMTNKVMTCHNTVFPYAVFYCHNFAGTRVYMVPLVAEDGSRVSAIALCHIDTSNWNPRHESFRVLGVKPGTVPICHFIVEGLAWVPN